The Chordicoccus furentiruminis DNA window CGGTCGGCCCGTTCAGAATAAACAGCTTCGGGTCGGTGTTGAGCCATTTGGCGATGACCACCTTCTGCGCGTTTCCTCCGGACAGCGTCCGCACCGCCACGTCCCGCGAGGAAGTCACCACATCGAGTTCCTTTATCAGCTGGTCGGTACTCTCATCCATGGCACTCCGGTCCAGCCGGATTCCGTTAAAGTACTTCCGGATCGAGCTCACCATCATATTGTCTTCCACACTCTTGTGGATGAAAAGGCCCTGCGTCAGACGATCCTCCGGCACATAGGCGATCCGGCTGCGGATCGCGTCCTCCACCGACCGGATCTGAATCTCCTTTCCGTTCAAATACATCCGGCCGCTGTCCGCCGGCGTCACGCCGAAGACCGCTTCGCCGATCTCGCTCCGGCCGGATCCAAGAAGACCCGTGATACCGACCACGTCGCCGCGATTCACCGTGAAGCTGACATCGGAAAACGCGCCCTTCAGACTTAAATGCTCCACACGGAAGATTTCCTCGTCGCTCTTCGGCGGCATATACTTGACGCTGCTGACCTCATGCCCGGTCATATCCCTTGTGAACCGCGCCTGGTCATATTCCGAGATCAGCCCCGTGGATACGAAGCGGCCGTTTCGGAGAATCGTCAGCCGGTCGGCGATCTCGTAAATCTCATCGAGCTTATGGTTGACGATCATCACCGCGATGCCCTTCTCCTTCAGGGAACGGACCACAGCCCAGAGCTTTTTGACCTCCTTTTCAGTCAGCGCCGTGGTCGGCTCGTCGAGGATCAGGAGGCGCGCGTCGTTGATGATGGCGCGGCAGATCGCGACCATCTGCTTGCCGGCTACCGGCAGCATTTCCACCGGAAGATCCGGGTCAAATTCTGCTCCGACCTGCTCCATCGCCTTCTTCGCGGCCTCATGGATCTCCTTCCAGTTAACCAGCTTCCGCCCGCTCTTCACCTCGCCGTTCAGCGCGATGTTCTCGGCGACGGTCATATTCGGGAAAACCGCGAAATCCTGATAGATGACCTGAATGCCCCGGTTGATCGCGTCAATCGGCCTCATATGGGAAACCGGCTCACCGTCGATCTCAATGGTTCCGGAGTCCACATCATGCACGCCGGAAATCGCCTTGATCAATGTGGACTTCCCACATCCATTCTCACCCGCCAGGCAGTGAATCTCTCCTTTTCGAATCGTCAGATCGACTCCGTTCAGCGCGTGGACACCGCCGAAGGACTTTCGGATGCCGGTCAGCTTCAAAAATACATCATTTGCCATAGCATCTCTCCACTTTCAGGGCCGGTCCGAATGAACCGGTCCGCTTGCTTATGCAGTCTGTCATACCCAGTCGCTCTCCTTTCGGCGGCCGGTCCTCACGGGGCGGCTGGGGCGGTGCGTCTTCTTTCAAGACCGCCTTTTCCGAAAAGAGAAGGGGACGCGCCGGCGTCCCCTGCCCATCAGATCCGGATCGGATCAGAAATCGTAATCCGCCATGTTGTCCTTGGTGACATCGATCCGCGCGTTGCCGTAGTAAGCGCTGTCGACCTTCTCGACCTTGTCGTAGCCGTCCACCGGAAGGGACATCTGGTCCTGAACCGTCCCGTTCAGAGCCGCCACGGCCATCTCGATCATCGCCTGGCCCGCCTTTGCCGGATCCCAGACTGAGAAGGATGCGATGGTGCCGTCTTCAACGTACTGCTTCGCGATGGAAGTCATCGACGTACCGACGATCGCGACCTTGCCCGCAAGGCCCAGTTCCTCGACGGCCTGCGCCGCACCGACCACATCCGTGGAAGCGGACCCTTCGATCGCGACGATATCCGGATTCGCTGTCAGCAGCTCCTTCGTCTGGTTGTAGGAGGATGTGGTATCATCCGAGGTCTCGTAGCGTCCGACGCACTCCATGTCCGGGAACTTTTCCTCCTGAAGTTTCTTGGCCGCGTCGCACCACTCGTTGTGGGAGACGGATGTCAGGGAACCGACGAACTGAATGTATTTGCCCTTGCCGCCGGTCAGCTTGCCGAGCTCTTCCATGAAGTTCTCGCCGTACGCGGCGTTCTGGAACGCTTCGATATCATAGTCGCGGCTGGACGGATCCATCGAGGCGGCCTCATGGGTAATCACCTTGATTCCCTGCGCCTTTGCCTTCTCAAGCACCGGAGCCAGCGCCTCGGAATCGAACGGAACGACGCAGATGGCGTCCCAGTTCTCGGAAAGCAGGGATTCCACGTAGGACGCCTGATCCGCTCCTTCCGCGGAGCCGCCGTAGAAAACGTCCGTGCCGTTCTCCTTGTTGTACTCCTTGACGCCGTCCTCCATGCGCTGGAACCAGGCGATGTTGGTCATCTTCGGAACGACGGCGATCTTGTAATCCTTCGCCGTCTTCCCGGCTCCCGCCTCAGCCGATTCCACGACTGACGTGGCGGCGGAAGCGGCAAATGCCGGAACCGCGATCATGGACCCCGCCATCACTGCGCTCATTGCGAAACATGCCATCTTTTTAAATTTCATAGTGCGCCTCCTTCTGCTTGCACTGAACCCGATTTCTCCCGGCAGACTTTCATTTGTTTACTAAATATCAACTTGACAGTCTGTCTTTCTTGTTTACAAATATAGCCAGCAACCACCTGTTTTGTCAACGCATACAGGTCACTTTCCACAATATATACATTGTTTATCAGAATTTTATGTGCAATACGTCCTCTGTTGTGTACTAATTTTAGTCATTCGATTAGCATTACGTTTAGTCGAAGGGAACTATGTATGCTCCGGCAGACAAAAAAACAACGGGAGACGCGTCCGCATCGCGATCAGGCCAATGCGGACGCGCCTCCCGGCTGTCTGTATCCTCGATATGCAATTTTCGCGTCCGGCGCGGCAACGCCCGGTGCGTCTCACGCGGGGTGTCGCTGCCCGGCATTCATGCTGCCCCGCTCGACGAGATTTCCCACAAAGGATGTCTTCGCGGATACAAAGCCTGCGTCTCTTAGGATGTAAAGAAGCTGCCGCACTGCCTGACGTCCGATCAGATCCCGCTGCACATGGATCGTCGTCAGTGTCGGCGTACTGATAGCCGAGTACGGAATGTTATCAAAGCCGATCACCGCTACATCCTCCGGGATCCGGCACCCGGCCTCCTTCAGCGCCTTGATCGCGCCGAGCGCCACCGTGTCGTTATCGGCGAAAAAGCACTCCGGCAGTTCCCAATCCGGCTTCGCCTCCAGCAGCTTCCGCATATCCTCGTGAGCCCCGATCATCGTCGCCATAATCTCGCGGACATCTTCCGGCCTCACCGTAAAGCCCATCTCACGGCTGTACTTCTCAAAGGCTTCCGCCCTCGCCGTGAAATTTTCCGCGTGATAGGCGCTGCGGAGATACCCCACCCGCCTGTAACCGCACGAGTGGATATAGGCCAGCGCGGTATGAACATTCTCCCTGTTGTCAATCCCGACGCAGCTGTAATGCATGCCCGGCATCATATTGTCAACCGACACGAACGGTACGGGAATCGCCTGAAGCGAGCCGTACATTTCCCTCGGGAGCTCAGTCGCGATGACGATCGCGCCGCAGTAAGGCGAAAAGTCCACGCCGCGGATCCATTCGGCCATATCGCCCCTCGCCTCAATCTGGACCAGCGTGTATTCTTCCTTCCGGCATCGCTCCGCCATCGCACTCACGATCGCGGAGATAAAGCCCTCATTTTCCTCCACCAGCACGCCGCCGTGCAGATATTTGATGCAGAGCACGGTACGCGAGCTGTTTTTCGTCCGGGGGTTCGGCGTATAGCCGGTCTCATCGATCACTTTGCGGATTCGTTTTCTCGTCTCGTCGCTCACGCCCTTCCGCCCGTTGAGCACGATGGATACCGCCGCGGGCGAGACACCTGCGACGTCAGCAATCTCACGGATCGTCATGTCACGCGCCTCACTGTTTATATGTTATTTACTAAACATACATTCAGTTTAGTTCAGCGAAATGCGCGCTGTCAAGAATGTTTGCAAAGGATCGCCGTGTGTCCGCCGCATTCCGCGACGAATCGCTGACCGGTCCGGCAAGCTTCATCTGTCCGGAGTGTCCCGGCCCTCTTCACGGCAAAGCGGCCGTGCGGTCAGGTTTTACCCTGCCGCACGGCCGCTCAGCTTCTGTCTCATGTAGCTGACTCCGTCACCCACCGACGCCACCTTGTCCGCCACCGAGACCACCACGCCCTCCAGCGACACCGGAGGATGAATCGTCATGGGAAACATATGGTAGCGGATGATCTTTCTGGTCTTCTCATCGAGATCGGGTACGACCTTCATCGCCTCCTCCACGGAATCGATGGGATGCTGGTGGCAGCACTCCCGGCTGTTCCGGAATTTGTCGTACCGGCCGAGGATGCCGAAATCGTGGCAGAGGGCCCCGAGCACGACATCTCTTCTGTCGGTCTTCACATGCATTTTCCCGAGAAACGAGCAGATCGCCACACTGACCATCGCAACCTTCATCGAATGCGCCGCCACCGTGGACGTATGATGATGGATCTGTGTTCTCGCCGTCTGAAACTGCGGAGATGCCAGCACGTCAGCGCCGTATACGCGGATCTCCGCTTCTCTGCTCTCCTGCATTTGATTTTCCGCCTTTCCGGTTCCTATAGGAACCTCCCGCTCCGGGTCAGGCGAACCGATTCAGCCGGCGGGTTGAACCCCGCCTCCGTCCCGCCCGGGTTGGTCAGCCTCATCATAGCACATTCTGAACAAACCGTTCCTGAAGTTTTTGTAAAACATGCACGTGGAAATTGGTTTGATCAAATTCAATTTTTTCGAATATTGAAATCATCGTAAGCTTGTGCTAATCTTAGTTAAAAGGAAAGGAGGCCGTGTCATGGAAATTCACAAGTCTGCGGAAGATTACCTCGAAGCCATGCTGATGCTGAAGGAGCGTCACGGGTACGTCCGTTCCATCGACGTTGCGGAGCAGCTCGGCGTCACCAAGCCGTCCGTAAGCTACGCGACCAAACAGCTTCGTGAGAACGGCTACATCACGATGGACCACGCAAATTTCATTGTCCTGACGGAGAAGGGAATGGAAATCGCCGACCGAATCTACACCCGTCACAAGGTGCTCACGCAGTTCTTCGGGAAACTGGGCGTCGATCCGGAGACAGCCAGAGATGACGCCTGCAAGGTTGAGCACGACATCAGCGACGAGACCTTCTCCGCGATCTGCCGTCATCTGGACACGCTCGGCGCCGCCAACGCGGCCGGAGCTGCCGGCGGAAACAGCTGACCTTCATGTAAGGCCGCTCTCCCGCATTCTGTTATCCTTCGGACGGATTCCGAAACCGGGGCCGCATACCTGCCGGGGCCGGGACGGCGCGCCGCTTATTTCTGCGGCGCGCCGTCCTCATAAAGGCCAAGCTCCTGCAGGCCCGTTATGATGCTGTCCGCCGTTCTCCCGTCGGCCGCGGTGTAGCGCGTGCATTCCCCCGGATGTTTCTCGGAGACGAAATCCCACCCGGTTCTCAGATGCGGCGCACGCGGGATCCCCATCGCCTCAAAGGCCCGGATCAGCGGAGAGAGGTCGCCCTCCTGACTCATGCCGCGCATCTCATTGTACTCGTATTTTCCGATCTCATTGCCCCGCTGGGAGGAAAGACCGAACCGGCAGAGTCCGTCGTGAATCAGCACCTCGCCGACCGAATTGAGAAGACTCTTCGCGATCCCTCCGGACAGCGTGTCCATGTACCAGGTCTTTCTGTGTCCGCCGTCCGCGATCCGGACCGCACCGTCCGTCGCCTCCAGCACTCTCTCCCGCTGCTCATCTGAAACCGGATTCTCGATCCAGAACGTGAAGTACGTCTCTCCTTCCTCCTCGATGAACCGGTCGAATACGCCGCGGATATGCTCCGCGCTGACGCTGGCGATCAGATACTCATCCTCCGTCGCGTATCCCTCTGTCAGACCTTCCGCCTCCGCAATGTGCGCGCCCCTGATCATCTGAAACATCGCTTATCCTCCTCATGACGATCTGCCGGTTCCGCCGCGGTCAGCTCCCGGTATGCCGTATTGTCCGTTTTCATATTCGATCCGTCCCGTTTCAGTCCGCGGCTGCCGGAACGCCATTTGCCTTCAGAATCCGAAGCTTTTTCCTGTACACCCAGACCAGCTGCAGGCACATCACGCACCAGATGACCGGCTCGCAGACAATCACCGCCGTGTAACCGAAAGGCGGAACAAGAAGCCAGGTGAACAGCACCTTGCCCACCAGCTCGATCGCGCTCGAGACGAGCGGCGTCAGCTTCATCTGCAGCCCCTGAAGCGCGTTCCGCGTATTGATCAGAACGCCCAGCACCGGAAAAAACAGCGATGCGAAACGGAGATACGCCGTTCCGTTGCCGAGGATCGCCGCCTTCCCCGAGCCTGAGATCAGCATCACCAGCGGGTGCGCCGCGAACGTGAGAATCAGAACCTCCGCCAGTCCGACCGCGAGGGAATAGATCCAGGTATACCGGATCCCCCGCTCCACCCGGTCCATCCGCCCGGCGCCGTAGTTCTGGGATACGAACGTGGAAAGCGCTAGACACATCGAGAACAGAGGAAGCGTAAACAGACTCATGATTTTTCTCGCCGCGACATGTCCGCTGATCACGTCCGTTCCCAGAGTATTGATGCCCGACTGAAGCGTCACCGTACCAATATTGACGATCGAGCCCATGAAGGCCATCGAGAACCCCTGCCCCGCCAGCTGGACCAGCATCAGGCGCTCAGGCCGGAAATGACGCTTCGCGGGGATCAGGATCCTCACCCTCAGCAGAATATAGAGCAGGCACAGCACCGTCGAGATTCCCTGCGCGATCACCGTCGCGGCGGCGGCGCCTTCCACGCCCGTCCCGAAACGCGTGATGAAGAGAATATCCAGCACCACGTTGAGGCCTGATGAGAGAATCAGAAACAGCAGGGGGATCAGCGAGTTCCCGATCGACCGCAGCATGGCGGACAGCAGGTTGTAGGCGAAGGTGACCGGCAGCGCGGCTGCCAGGATCAGAATGTACCGGTACGCCTCCCCGAACAGCCCCTCCGGCGTGTGGATCAGCCGCATCAGCGGCCTCATGCCGGTGACGGCGGCCAGCGTCAGCGCCGCCGTCGAGGCTCCTCCGATGAGCAGCGAGCCGGCGACCGCCTTTCTCATCCGCTCCTCATCCTCCATGCCGAAATAGCGGGAGGCGACAAGGGAGAAGCCGACCGCGAGGCTCGAGCAGAACCCCACCATCAGATCAAAGACGGACGAGCATGCTCCGACGGCGGCCAGCGAATGCTCGCCGAGAAAATTGCCGACGATCGCGGTATCGACCGCGTTGTAAAGGCTCTGGAATGCATTTGACAGAAGAAGCGGCAGCATGAAGAGAACCAGCGGCTTCATGATCGGTCCGTGAATCAGATCAACCGAGCCTCTGGTCCTTCTTGCATCCGCCCCTTCCGGTGTTCCCCTCATCCGTTACAACCTCAGTCTCTGAAAACAGTGGAAAACGCGCCGTACCCGGACAGCTTCACGCCCGATTGAAGAAGATGGGCCGTGTCGCCGAACGCCTGCATGCGGAAAAAGGCCGCGTTGTGGAGCCGCTTCTCCGCATTCATCACAACCAGTCCGGCCGGCGGGAGGAACGTGCCGTGCCAGAGCAGCACAGGCGAGACATTCAGCAGATGCGCCAGCATGACACAGGTCACACCCAGATGACAGAAGAAGACCAGCGTCTTCTCATCATCCCGGTCGCGCACCTCGTATTCCTTCGTCCCGTGCAGCTGAATATCCTCAAGGCCGGCAGGCCTCTCCGGTCCGTCCGGATTACGGTAATCGTAATAGTCGCCCAGACGGGTATAACCGTACCGCTCGAGGATCCCGTCCAGCCCGTCACAGACCTTGTACCACATCTTCTCCAGATCCGGGTTCTCACGGTAGAGAGGCGCCTCGAACCACCGGTCCCGGCTCAGCATCACCGGTTCATTGGTCCAGTACTGCGGCATCAGATCCCAAGCGACTCCCTTCGCCTTCTGATAGGGGTGCATGACCGGATAGCTGAACTCACGGAGCCACGGCAGCTCTGCGGCTTCCATATGGAGCGCCTTCAGCGTCGGATAAGCCGTCTCCCTTGCCCGTCCCATCGGCGAGCAGAAAATTTCATCCACCTTCCAGCGGGCCGTGCGTTCCGCCAGCGCCTCCGCTTCCTTTTGCCCCAGTTCCGTCAGGGTATCCGTGGAATAGTCCGGTTCCGCGTGCCGGATAAAAATAAGCCTCATTCATTTCCTCTTTCTTTCTGAAAATGCAGTCCGCGCCGCGCATGCGTCCTGTCTGACCGTCCGCGCGGATTCCGTCGCTGCGGCGGCCGCTTCCGCGCATACAGCAGCTCCGCGGAAAGAGCGATCACCCGTCTCTTCCGCGGAGCTGTCATCCTTTCGCCATTCGAAATCAGAACAGCAGATTCATCACCTGAGATGCGGACATCTTCTGCACGCCGTCCGGGTCCGAAAGAATCCGGCCGCTGCCAGTCACCTTCCATCTTGCCTTGCCGACATAGCTGAGATAGCTCTTGCTCACGGTTCTCGCCTCATACGGCCAGGACGGGAAGTACTTCTTCATGTAATATTTCGCCATCGAAGCCGCCGTACCTGACGTTCCGCTGATCTGAACACCCTTCGGAGAGCTGTGAACCAGAAGCACGCTGCCGTCGCCGTACTGTCCGAGGGAAATCCAGACATGGCCGCTCATGCTGACCACATCGCCCGGCCGGAACGTACGGTCCTTTCCGTTTTTCGAAAGCGTCGCCCAGCCCTTCGAGGCATAGGTGGAAGCGACCGTCGTGGACTGCGTGACCAGATTGTTCTTTTTATTCGCCGTGTACAGTGTGTTGTAGAGAACCCACGCGGCGAATCCCGAGCAGTCGAGTCCGTTCCCGTACTTGTACCGGTAGTTCTTGTAATTATACGAGGACGTTCCGTGAGATTTGAAG harbors:
- a CDS encoding sugar ABC transporter ATP-binding protein; the encoded protein is MANDVFLKLTGIRKSFGGVHALNGVDLTIRKGEIHCLAGENGCGKSTLIKAISGVHDVDSGTIEIDGEPVSHMRPIDAINRGIQVIYQDFAVFPNMTVAENIALNGEVKSGRKLVNWKEIHEAAKKAMEQVGAEFDPDLPVEMLPVAGKQMVAICRAIINDARLLILDEPTTALTEKEVKKLWAVVRSLKEKGIAVMIVNHKLDEIYEIADRLTILRNGRFVSTGLISEYDQARFTRDMTGHEVSSVKYMPPKSDEEIFRVEHLSLKGAFSDVSFTVNRGDVVGITGLLGSGRSEIGEAVFGVTPADSGRMYLNGKEIQIRSVEDAIRSRIAYVPEDRLTQGLFIHKSVEDNMMVSSIRKYFNGIRLDRSAMDESTDQLIKELDVVTSSRDVAVRTLSGGNAQKVVIAKWLNTDPKLFILNGPTVGVDIGAKSEIHSILRKLAEEGIGIIIISDDMPELITNCNKIIVMRDGHVGAVTDNMIDNIQL
- a CDS encoding substrate-binding domain-containing protein, with protein sequence MKFKKMACFAMSAVMAGSMIAVPAFAASAATSVVESAEAGAGKTAKDYKIAVVPKMTNIAWFQRMEDGVKEYNKENGTDVFYGGSAEGADQASYVESLLSENWDAICVVPFDSEALAPVLEKAKAQGIKVITHEAASMDPSSRDYDIEAFQNAAYGENFMEELGKLTGGKGKYIQFVGSLTSVSHNEWCDAAKKLQEEKFPDMECVGRYETSDDTTSSYNQTKELLTANPDIVAIEGSASTDVVGAAQAVEELGLAGKVAIVGTSMTSIAKQYVEDGTIASFSVWDPAKAGQAMIEMAVAALNGTVQDQMSLPVDGYDKVEKVDSAYYGNARIDVTKDNMADYDF
- a CDS encoding LacI family DNA-binding transcriptional regulator, yielding MTIREIADVAGVSPAAVSIVLNGRKGVSDETRKRIRKVIDETGYTPNPRTKNSSRTVLCIKYLHGGVLVEENEGFISAIVSAMAERCRKEEYTLVQIEARGDMAEWIRGVDFSPYCGAIVIATELPREMYGSLQAIPVPFVSVDNMMPGMHYSCVGIDNRENVHTALAYIHSCGYRRVGYLRSAYHAENFTARAEAFEKYSREMGFTVRPEDVREIMATMIGAHEDMRKLLEAKPDWELPECFFADNDTVALGAIKALKEAGCRIPEDVAVIGFDNIPYSAISTPTLTTIHVQRDLIGRQAVRQLLYILRDAGFVSAKTSFVGNLVERGSMNAGQRHPA
- a CDS encoding HD domain-containing protein — encoded protein: MQESREAEIRVYGADVLASPQFQTARTQIHHHTSTVAAHSMKVAMVSVAICSFLGKMHVKTDRRDVVLGALCHDFGILGRYDKFRNSRECCHQHPIDSVEEAMKVVPDLDEKTRKIIRYHMFPMTIHPPVSLEGVVVSVADKVASVGDGVSYMRQKLSGRAAG
- a CDS encoding metal-dependent transcriptional regulator, yielding MEIHKSAEDYLEAMLMLKERHGYVRSIDVAEQLGVTKPSVSYATKQLRENGYITMDHANFIVLTEKGMEIADRIYTRHKVLTQFFGKLGVDPETARDDACKVEHDISDETFSAICRHLDTLGAANAAGAAGGNS
- a CDS encoding MATE family efflux transporter, which gives rise to MRGTPEGADARRTRGSVDLIHGPIMKPLVLFMLPLLLSNAFQSLYNAVDTAIVGNFLGEHSLAAVGACSSVFDLMVGFCSSLAVGFSLVASRYFGMEDEERMRKAVAGSLLIGGASTAALTLAAVTGMRPLMRLIHTPEGLFGEAYRYILILAAALPVTFAYNLLSAMLRSIGNSLIPLLFLILSSGLNVVLDILFITRFGTGVEGAAAATVIAQGISTVLCLLYILLRVRILIPAKRHFRPERLMLVQLAGQGFSMAFMGSIVNIGTVTLQSGINTLGTDVISGHVAARKIMSLFTLPLFSMCLALSTFVSQNYGAGRMDRVERGIRYTWIYSLAVGLAEVLILTFAAHPLVMLISGSGKAAILGNGTAYLRFASLFFPVLGVLINTRNALQGLQMKLTPLVSSAIELVGKVLFTWLLVPPFGYTAVIVCEPVIWCVMCLQLVWVYRKKLRILKANGVPAAAD
- a CDS encoding histidine phosphatase family protein, which translates into the protein MRLIFIRHAEPDYSTDTLTELGQKEAEALAERTARWKVDEIFCSPMGRARETAYPTLKALHMEAAELPWLREFSYPVMHPYQKAKGVAWDLMPQYWTNEPVMLSRDRWFEAPLYRENPDLEKMWYKVCDGLDGILERYGYTRLGDYYDYRNPDGPERPAGLEDIQLHGTKEYEVRDRDDEKTLVFFCHLGVTCVMLAHLLNVSPVLLWHGTFLPPAGLVVMNAEKRLHNAAFFRMQAFGDTAHLLQSGVKLSGYGAFSTVFRD